One window of Suricata suricatta isolate VVHF042 chromosome 6, meerkat_22Aug2017_6uvM2_HiC, whole genome shotgun sequence genomic DNA carries:
- the LOC115293979 gene encoding protocadherin gamma-A3-like: MTKYLRFRHCRGLALLLVLLWTLCKTGSGQIHYSVQEELDKGSFVGNISKNLGLEPWELAERGVRIVSRGRTQLFALNLRSGSLVTASRIDREELCAQSAMCLVKFNILVEDKLNIFEVEIEIKDINDNAPDFLTEELELKIGELTVPGTRFPLKTAFDPDVGMNSLQNYHLGPSDYFSLTVKHVSDGTKYPELVLERALDREQKKVHQLVLIASDGGNPVRSGNLYIQVIVLDANDNPPVFTQSEYQLSVQENLPVGTTLLTVNATDPDEGFNGQVSYVLDKMPGKVAEIFCLNSVTGDISILKSLDYEDAMFYEIKIEAQDGPGLLSRAKILVTVLDVNDNAPEVTITSLTGSVPEEATAGREIALINVHDRDSGQNGQVTVFVLGNVPFNLEKSIDHYYRLVTARSLDREQVSEYNITLRATDGGSPPLSTNIHITLHVADINDNPPAFSQPSYLSYIPENNPRGASIFCVTAQDPDSIQNAHITYALTEDTIQGAPLSTYISINSETGVLYALRSFDYEKVRDLQLLVTASDSGNPPLSSNVSLSIFVLDQNDNAPEILYPTLPTDGSTGVELAPRSAEPGYLVTKVVAVDRDAGQNAWLSYRLLKASEPGLFAVGLHTGEVRTARA, from the coding sequence ATGACCAAATACCTGAGATTCAGACACTGCAGAGGATTGGCCCTGCTGCTTGTGCTTCTATGGACGCTATGCAAGACTGGATCCGGGCAGATCCACTACTCAGTGCAAGAGGAGCTGGACAAAGGATCTTTCGTGGGCAACATCTCCAAGAACCTGGGACTGGAGCCCTGGGAGCTGGCGGAGCGTGGAGTTCGCATCGTCTCCAGAGGTAGGACGCAGCTCTTTGCTCTGAACCTGCGGAGCGGCAGCTTGGTCACCGCAAGCAGGATAGACCGGGAGGAGCTCTGCGCTCAGAGCGCTATGTGTCTAGTAAAATTTAACATCCTGGTAGAAGACAAATTGAACATTTTTgaagtagaaatagaaattaaagacatTAATGATAATGCTCCTGATTTTCTAACAGAGGAATTGGAATTAAAAATTGGTGAACTAACGGTTCCTGGAACTCGATTTCCACTTAAGACTGCATTTGACCCAGATGTGGGCATGAATTCTCTTCAAAACTACCATCTCGGCCCCAGTGACTACTTTTCTCTGACTGTGAAGCATGTCTCTGATGGGACCAAGTACCCAGAGCTAGTGTTGGAGAGGGCTCTGGACCGTGAACAAAAGAAAGTTCATCAGCTTGTCCTCATTGCTTCTGATGGTGGCAACCCTGTCCGCTCTGGCAACTTGTACATCCAAGTGATAGTTTTGGATGCAAATGACAACCCACCAGTATTTACTCAATCTGAGTATCAATTAAGTGTTCAAGAGAACTTGCCAGTGGGTACCACGCTGCTCACAGTGAATGCCACTGACCCTGATGAAGGATTTAATGGTCAAGTGTCCTATGTTCTAGATAAAATGCCTGGGAAAGTCGCTGAGATTTTTTGTCTCAATTCAGTGACTGGAGATATATCAATATTAAAAAGCCTAGATTATGAGGATGCTATGTTctatgaaattaaaattgaagCACAAGATGGACCTGGTCTGCTTTCAAGAGCTAAGATTTTAGTCACAGTTCTGGATGTGAATGACAATGCCCCAGAAGTAACAATCACATCTCTTACTGGATCAGTCCCAGAAGAGGCTACTGCTGGAAGAGAAATTGCCCTTATCAATGTGCATGACCGGGATTCTGGGCAAAATGGTCAAGTCACAGTTTTTGTCCTGGGAAATGTgccatttaatttagaaaaatcaatagATCATTATTACCGCTTAGTGACAGCCAGATCTCTAGACCGTGAACAGGTGTCTGAATATAACATCACTCTGAGAGCCACAGATGGAGGAAGTCCCCCACTGTCCACGAACATTCATATCACTCTGCATGTTGCAGACATCAATGACAATCCACCAGCCTTCAGTCAGCCCTCCTATTTATCATACATTCCCGAAAACAACCCCAGGGGAGCTTCCATCTTCTGTGTCACTGCCCAGGATCCCGACAGCATCCAGAACGCCCACATCACTTATGCACTGACTGAGGATACCATCCAGGGGGCGCCTCTGTCTACCTATATCTCCATCAATTCTGAAACCGGTGTCCTGTATGCGCTTCGTTCCTTTGACTATGAGAAGGTTAGAGACCTTCAGCTGTTGGTGACAGCCAGTGACAGTGGGAACCCACCCCTCAGCAGCAATGTGTCACTGAGCATATTCGTGCTGGACCAGAACGACAATGCCCCTGAAATCCTctaccccaccctccccaccgaCGGTTCCACAGGCGTGGAGCTGGCGCCCCGATCCGCAGAGCCAGGCTACCTGGTGACCAAGGTGGTGGCGGTGGACAGAGACGCTGGCCAGAACGCCTGGCTGTCCTACCGCCTGCTCAAGGCCAGCGAGCCAGGACTCTTCGCGGTGGGGCTGCACACGGGCGAGGTGCGCACAGCGCGGGCC